The following proteins are co-located in the Mus caroli chromosome 7, CAROLI_EIJ_v1.1, whole genome shotgun sequence genome:
- the LOC110298561 gene encoding olfactory receptor 13G1-like, with protein sequence MMNGTLVTEFLILGFSEMPHLRVPLLFSFLCLYMAAISGNLLIMVTISASPALHTPMYFFLVNLAMVDILCTSTILPKLLDSMMTGRTISYGGCMAQLFFFTWSLGAELLLFSAMAYDRFVAICCPLHYSAWMGPRVCAFLAGIVWTISLTNTSVHTGLMLRLPFCSSNVIEHFFCEIPPLLKLSCAPTQLNEAMAFAADVFLAVGNFSVTILSYGFIVASILKIRSAEGKRRAFSTCSAHLIVVTMYYSTVIYTYIRPSSSYSLNKDKVVSIIYTSVAPTLNPLIYTLRNKDVKVALRRLLSCC encoded by the coding sequence ATGATGAATGGGACACTGGTCACTGAGTTCCTCATCCTGGGATTCTCAGAAATGCCTCACCTTCGGGTACCACTTCTCTTCAGCTTCCTCTGCCTATACATGGCTGCAATCTCAGGAAACTTGCTCATTATGGTGACAATCAGTGCCAGCCCAGCCTTGCAtacccccatgtacttcttcctggtCAACTTGGCCATGGTGGACATCCTCTGCACCTCCACCATCCTACCCAAACTACTGGACAGCATGATGACAGGAAGGACCATCTCTTACGGGGGCTGCATGGCCCAGCTCTTCTTCTTCACATGGTCACTGGGAGCAGAGCTTCTGCTCTTCTCAGCTATGGCCTATGACCGCTTTGTGGCCATCTGCTGTCCCCTACACTACAGTGCTTGGATGGGCCCCAGGGTGTGTGCATTCCTGGCTGGCATTGTCTGGACTATCAGCCTGACTAACACCAGTGTGCACACAGGCCTGATGTTGCGTCTACCATTCTGCAGCTCCAATGTTATAGAGCACTTTTTCTGTGAGATTCCCCCACTGTTGAAGCTTTCCTGTGCTCCAACACAATTGAATGAGGCCATGGCCTTTGCTGCAGATGTGTTCCTGGCTGTAGGGAACTTCTCTGTGACAATCCTCTCCTATGGCTTTATTGTGGCCAGCATCCTGAAGATCCGCTCAGCTGAGGGCAAGCGACGGGCCTTCTCCACCTGCTCTGCACACCTCATTGTGGTCACCATGTACTACTCCACTGTCATCTACACCTACATTCGCCCTTCATCCAGCTACTCACTGAACAAGGACAAGGTGGTATCCATCATCTACACCTCAGTGGCACCCACCTTGAACCCCCTCATCTACACTCTGAGGAACAAGGATGTCAAAGTTGCACTCCGGAGACTTCTCTCCTGCTGCTGA